CAGGTCGCTGCGGCGCTAACAGTCCCCGTCACACAAGACGTTTTTCGATGTCGATGCCCGTCGTGGGAAGATGGGACCCGTGTTGCGATGGACTACCGCTGGTGAATCCCACGGCCGAGCGCTGGTGGCCGTGGTCGAAGGCATGGTCGCCGGGCTGACGATCACCTCCGACGACATTGCCGACCAGCTGGCCCGCCGCCGACTCGGCTACGGTCGTGGCGCCCGGATGAAGTTCGAGCGTGACCAGGTCACCGTGCTCGCCGGAGTGCGCCACGGCGTCACCCTCGGCGGGCCGATCGCCATCGAGGTCGGAAACACCGAGTGGCCGAAGTGGGAAACCGTGATGGCCCCCGACCCGGTCGACGCGGCCGATCTCGAAGTCGCGCGCAACGCGCCGCTGACCCGGCCCCGGCCCGGCCACGCCGACTACGCCGGCATGCTGAAGTACGAATTCGACGACGCACGGCCGGTCTTGGAACGCGCCAGCGCCCGGGAGACCGCCGCCCGCGTCGCGGCCGGCACCGTCGCTCGCCAGTTCCTCCGCCAAGCCCTCGGTGTCGAGGTGCTGTCACACGTGATCTCGATCGGCGACTCCACGCCCTATGACGGCCCACCGCCGCAGCCGAGCGACCTGGCCGCGATCGACGCCAGCGGCGTACGGGCCTTCGACAAGGCCGCCGAAGCGTCGATGATCGCCGAGATCGAATCCGCCAAGAAGGACGGCGACACCCTCGGCGGGGTGGTCGAAGCCGTCGTGACCGGCCTGCCGATCGGTCTCGGCTCCTTCACCAGCGGTGACAACCGGTTGGACAGTCAGCTCGCCGCCGCCGTCATGGGCATCCAGGCCATCAAGGGCGTCGAGATCGGCGACGGATTCGCCACCGCCCGGCGACGAGGCAGCCGCGCGCACGACGAGATGTATCCCGGACCTGACGGCATCGTCCGCTCGACCAACCGCGCGGGCGGTCTGGAAGGCGGCATGACCAACGGCGAGCCCCTGCGCGTTCGCGCCGCGATGAAGCCGATTTCGACCGTGCCACGGGCGCTGGCCACCGTGGACATGGCCACCGGCGACGAGGCCGTCGCCATCAATCAGCGCTCCGACGTCTGCGCGGTGCCGGCCGCCGGCGTTGTGGTCGAGACGATGGTGGCGCTGGTCCTGGCACGCGCGGCCCTGGAGAAGTTCGGCGGCGATTCGCTGACCGAGACCCGCCGCAACATCGAGGCGTACCGTCGCTCGGTGGCCGAGCGGGAACCGGTCACCGAAGTGCGGGCTAGGTCCATAGGGGGATAGCTGCACATGGCGCCGAGAGCCGTACTGGTGGGACTGCCGGGATCCGGTAAGTCCACAATCGGTCGACGGCTGGCCAAGGCCCTGGACGTTGCCATGCTCGACACGGATGCGGCGATCGAGGAGAAGACGGGCCGCAAGATCGCCGACATTTTCGCCACCGACGGCGAGCCGGAATTCCGCCGGATCGAAGAAGAAGTCATCCGGGAGGCGCTGGCCTCGCACGACGGTGTGCTGTCATTGGGCGGCGGCGCCGTCACCACCCCGGGCGTGCGGGCCGCGCTGGCCGGCCACACCGTCGTGTACTTGGAAATCAATGCGGCCGAAGGGGTTCGGCGCACGGGCGGCAATACCGTGCGGCCGCTGCTGGCCGGTCCCGACCGGGCTGAGAAGTTCCGCGCGCTGATGACGCAGCGTGTGCCCCTCTATCGAAAGGTCGCCACGATCCGGGTGAACACCAACCGTCGCAACCCCGGCGCCGTCGTCCGACACATCGTATGCCGCCTCAACAACCAGAAGCTTGGCAGCGCCGCCCGCGACCGGCGACGGCCCCCGTGGCGCCGCTCGTCTGTGCCCGAGACGCTGAGTGTGCCGGAGCCGCGGACCGGCCCGCCACCGACACCCGCGACCCCGGCGGCGCTGGCCGCCGCTCGCAGGCACGGCAGCGCCGAGGCGGAGAAATGACGGAGCCTCGCGAGCCGGTCACGGTACAGGTGAACGTTGACCCGCCGTATCCGGTCGTCGTCGGCACCGGCCTGCTCGGTGAACTCGGCGAGCTGCTCGCTGGTCGCCACCGGGTCGCCATCCTGCATCAGCCCGTCCTGACGCAGACCGCGCAGGCCATCCGAAACCACCTGTCCGACAAGGGTATCGACGCACACCAGATCGAAATCCCGGATGCCGAAGCCGGTAAGGATCTGCCGGTCGTCGGCTACATCTGGGAAGTGCTGGGCCGCATCGGCATCGACCGCAAGGACGCGTTGGTCAGCCTGGGCGGCGGCGCAGCGACCGACGTCGCCGGCTTCGCCGCGGCAACCTGGCTGCGGGGAGTGTCGATCGTCCACGTCCCGACCACGCTGCTGGCGATGGTCGACGCGGCGGTCGGCGGAAAGACCGGCATCAACACCGACGCGGGCAAGAATCTGGTCGGCGCATTCCACCAGCCGACCGCGGTCCTGGTCGACCTGGCCACGCTGCAGACGCTGCCGCACAACGAGATCGCCGCGGGAATGGCTGAGGTGGTCAAGGCCGGGTTCATCGCCGACCCGGTCATCCTCGACCTGATCGAAGCCGACCCCCGGGCCGCCCTGGATCCGTCCGGGGAGGTGCTGCCGGAACTGATCCGGCGCGCGATCGCCGTCAAGGCGGACGTCGTCGCAGCCGACGAGAAGGAATCGGAACTGCGCGAAATCCTCAACTACGGCCACACGTTGGGCCATGCCATCGAGCGCCGCGAACGCTATCAGTGGCGGCACGGCGCCGCGGTCTCCGTCGGCATGGTGTTCGCCGCCGAACTGGGCCGGCTGGCCGGGCGACTCGACGACGCCACTGCGCAGCGGCACCGCGACATCCTGACTTCGATCGGGTTGCCCACCAGCTATGACGCGGACGCACTGCCGCAGCTGATGGAATCGATGGCCGGCGACAAGAAGACCCGGGCGGGAGTGCTGCGGTTCGTCGTGCTCGACGGACTGGCCAAGCCCGGACGGCTTGAGGGTCCGGACCCGACGCTGCTTGCGGCCGCCTACGCCGAGGTGGGCACGCGGTGACGCCCACGACGATCCCGCCGGGGACGGTCATCAACGTGATCAACGGCCCCAACCTCGGCCGGCTCGGTCGTCGCGAGCCGGAGGTCTACGGCGACACCACCCACGACGACCTCGTCGCGCTGATCGAACGCGAAGCGGCCGAGCTCGGCGTCAAAGTGGTTGTCCGGCAAAGCGACAGCGAGGGTCAACTGCTCGACTGGATCCATCAGGCCGCGGACGCCGACGAACCGGTGATCCTCAACGCCGGTGGCCTGACCCACACGTCGGTCGCGCTGCGCGACGCCTGCGCCGAATTGAGTGCACCGTTGATCGAGGTGCACATCTCGAATGTGTTTGCCCGCGAAGAGTTTCGTCATCATTCGTACTTGAGCCCGGTCGCGAGCGGGATCATCGTGGGATGCGGTGTGCAGGGCTACCTGCTCGCCCTGCGCTACCTCGCCGACCGCAAGGACTAGTCGGTCTTCGGCTTTTCGATGTGCTCGGTGGCCGGCTCGGAGTGTTGGCTGGCTGGAACCTCGGCGGTCTTGGCTTCGCTGGGCGCCGCGTGGGATTCGGTCGTCTCGGCGGCTTCCTCGCTGTAGGCGGTCGGCGCGTCGTGGTCGCGCTCGGCCGTCGCGACGGCGCTGGTCTGCTCCTCAGGCCACTCTTCGACGGCACCGTCGCCGTGTGCTTGCCCCGACCTGACGGCGGCGAACACGTCGGTGTCAGCGCGGTCTTCCTCGCCGTCGCGGGTACCGCTCTGCGGCTTGTAATCGCCCTTCTTGTCGACGCGCCAACGACCCACTGCCACGCCGCTGATGGCGCCCAGGAACACCACCAGCGCGGTGAACGCGGCAAAGGTGGTGAGTTCGTTGATCAGGCCGCCGACGTAGAGCGCCTTGTAGAACACTGCGATCAGCCAGGTCACTGCGCCGCTGAGCAGTCCGGCGACCAGGCCGGCCAGCAGCCACGTCATCGCCAGGTCCTCGCGGCGGTCCGGGTCGGGATTGGAGGCGGCGTCTTCACGGCCGTCGATAAAACCCCAGGCGACGACGCCCACGACGAACAGAACGAGCAGCACGATGCTGATCAGAGCGGCCTGCGTCTGCCAGACGCTGATCAACGTTCCCTGGAACAGCCGGACGACGACCATCGCGGCGCCAAACACCAGGCCACGCAGCATCCAGTTAGTCATGGGGCCACAGCGTAGCGAGTAGCGTCACCTGGCGTGACACATTCCCAGCGGCGAGCCGCTCTTGGAGCCGAATTACGCGCGGCGGAACTCGACGCGATGCTGGTCACGGACCTGACGAACGTCCGCTACCTGTCCGGATTCACCGGGTCCAACGCGGCGTTGCTGGTGTTCGCCGACAGCGAGGACGCGGTCCTGGCCACCGACGGGCGCTACCGCACCCAGGCCGCGCAGCAGGCCCCCGACGTGGAAGTCGCGATACAGCGGGCCTGCGGGCGTTATCTCGCCGGGCGTGCGGCCGCCGGTGAGGCTCGGCGGGTGGGCTTCGAGAGCCACGTGGTCACCGTCGACGGTTACGACGGGCTGGTGGACGCGGCGGGCAACGCCGAGCTGGTCCGCGCGTCACAGCTCGTCGAGGCACTGCGCGAAGTCAAAGATGCCGGCGAGGTGGCGTTGCTGCGGCTGGCGTGCGAGGCGGCCGACGCGGCGCTGACTGCTCTCGTCGAGCGTGGTGGGCTGCGGCCCGGGCGCACCGAACGAGAGGTCGCTCGCGAGTTGGAGGCGCTGATGCTCGACCACGGCGCCGACGGTGTCTCGTTCGAGACCATCGTGGCCAGCGGGGCTCACTCGGCGATCCCACATCACCGGCCGACGGACGCGGTGCTGGCCAGCGGCGACTTCGTCAAGATCGACTTCGGCGCTCTGGTCGGCGGCTATCACTCCGACATGACCCGCACCTTCGTGCTGGACGCAGCTGCTGACTGGCAGCTGGACATATACGAGCTGGTCAGTACGGCGCAGCGAGCCGGACGGGAGGCGCTCGCTGCGGGCGCGGGCCTCGCCGACGTCGACGCCGCCGCCCGCAATGTGATCGTCGACGCGGGGCACGGCGGGCACTTCGGTCACGGTCTGGGCCACGGGGTGGGCCTGCAGATCCACGAAGCGCCGGGGATCAACGCCACCGCCGCCGGTACACTACGGGCGGGTTCCGTGGTGACGGTGGAACCCGGCGTCTATCTGCCCGACCGTGGCGGCGTCCGCATCGAGGACACGCTGGTGGTCGCAGACACGGGGCAGGCCCTCGGCCACGCACCGGAATTACTCACCCGGTTCCCGAAGGAACTGGCGATTCTAGGTTAGCTAGCGATGTGCTGTGAGCTGGTAAAACAAGGTCAGCACTGAAGGCTATGCAGTCCGTTATCTAGGGACTCAGCTAACACTTTTCAGGGGACGACTCTGCTTGCTCGTCGCTTTTCCTACCGGCGTACGGTCCGCAGTATCCCCAACCGAGGACCCCCGGACATTGAGCCGGGGGGTTTCGGCTAGTCGGGTCGCTGACCTTCGAGCGATGTCGGCGCGTACGCCTACCCTCGGGCAATGACTTCCAAAGAATTCAGTTCGTTTGACGACATCGCGGCCGCTTTACGGACCGCCTTCGACAACCTCAGCAGTGCTGGGGAATCAGGTGACGCCAGTGCGATCACTGCTGCGCAGTCCACCTTGCTCGCAGCATTGACCGATGCGACCTTGGCAAGTGTTGAGGCGCTGGGGCGATTCGCCCCAATGACCAATCCCGACTTCTTCGAGGACGAGCCGCGTGACATCGTGCCAGTGCTGGAGGCCGGACTGGACCTCCCCGCCGAGATGGTGATCAGCCGGGAACTCGCGGAGATGGTGGCACGGATCGATGACTTGCACCCCCACAACCCTGTTCAGCGCGAGTTCACCAAGGCGGTCGCACCCGGCGCGTTCGCCTTGCACGCCATAGAGCAGCTGGAGCGTGAGTTGATTGCGCTTCGCAAAGAGGTTCGCGGTACGTAGTCCGCTTTCGGCATGCGAGCGCAAGCCATTCAGCACCCTAGTGATGCGATGCCCGGCCCAGTTGCCGTTGCAACGAAAAAGTTCGCCAGCTAACGCAGATTGGCTCCGGCCGCTTTCAATCCGTCAATGAAATCCTGGTCTATATAAATTCTTGGTTCGATATCGCCAACAGTTTCAGGATGGTCTATCGTAAGTATCATTGTCAGATAGTCATCTAAAGACGAGTTTGGGGATAAACTCTCTTCGCCAATTTCCAAGGGCGCGTCAGGCTGTTCGAAGTATTTGACCAAAGCTGCTTTGCAGAGACCGAAACGTTCGCTCTGGAGATATTCATCAAGCTGCGCAAGCGTAGTTATTCCGACTTCCCGTAAAGCACGTACGCTATCCCGACGGTCTCTCGCCAAACGTGCCTCTTCAATCACTTCAGAGTCATCGGTGAGATTTTCTGCCGCCAACTCCGTTCGGACCTTCGCCGCCGTGCGGCTGAGGTTCCAATAAGCCGCCAGAGAGGACGTGTCAATGGGTACATGGTGCAACTGACCACTAGTCACGTCCGCGCTATATGCGGTGAATGTCGCTGCCCACTGGTCTCTCAGTACGGCGAACTGCTCGTCAGCTAGTTCGAACAGCGCGCTTAGCTGAAAAAGCCGACGCTGGAGTGTAGTGGGCGCTTCGTTGGCCGACTTGTACTTGATCTTGTGATCGACAGCTGCCCATGCATGCTGAAGTGCTGTGCGGACTTGAAATTCTATTGGAATTCCGGTGTACGCTTGCCATTCGATTAACTTCGACCTGGTGGCCGAAAGCTTAGCTACATAATGGTCGGACCTGTATCCGAATTGATCTTTGGCTAACTCTTCTGACTTACTTACGGAGTTTTCAACGTCAATTTCGAATTCATTGCCAATCAGTTTACCGACCCTTTTAACGTCATCGGTATAGTATGTTATTATCCGGACGCCGGCTAAGTCAGTCACCGACTCAAATGGATTTCTATCGCTTCGATCTTTTCGCTGAATCTTATCGGCGAAACTTTCGACAGTTTTTGCGCGAGATTCGA
This genomic stretch from Mycobacterium paraterrae harbors:
- the aroC gene encoding chorismate synthase, which produces MLRWTTAGESHGRALVAVVEGMVAGLTITSDDIADQLARRRLGYGRGARMKFERDQVTVLAGVRHGVTLGGPIAIEVGNTEWPKWETVMAPDPVDAADLEVARNAPLTRPRPGHADYAGMLKYEFDDARPVLERASARETAARVAAGTVARQFLRQALGVEVLSHVISIGDSTPYDGPPPQPSDLAAIDASGVRAFDKAAEASMIAEIESAKKDGDTLGGVVEAVVTGLPIGLGSFTSGDNRLDSQLAAAVMGIQAIKGVEIGDGFATARRRGSRAHDEMYPGPDGIVRSTNRAGGLEGGMTNGEPLRVRAAMKPISTVPRALATVDMATGDEAVAINQRSDVCAVPAAGVVVETMVALVLARAALEKFGGDSLTETRRNIEAYRRSVAEREPVTEVRARSIGG
- the aroB gene encoding 3-dehydroquinate synthase: MTEPREPVTVQVNVDPPYPVVVGTGLLGELGELLAGRHRVAILHQPVLTQTAQAIRNHLSDKGIDAHQIEIPDAEAGKDLPVVGYIWEVLGRIGIDRKDALVSLGGGAATDVAGFAAATWLRGVSIVHVPTTLLAMVDAAVGGKTGINTDAGKNLVGAFHQPTAVLVDLATLQTLPHNEIAAGMAEVVKAGFIADPVILDLIEADPRAALDPSGEVLPELIRRAIAVKADVVAADEKESELREILNYGHTLGHAIERRERYQWRHGAAVSVGMVFAAELGRLAGRLDDATAQRHRDILTSIGLPTSYDADALPQLMESMAGDKKTRAGVLRFVVLDGLAKPGRLEGPDPTLLAAAYAEVGTR
- the aroQ gene encoding type II 3-dehydroquinate dehydratase; this encodes MPPGTVINVINGPNLGRLGRREPEVYGDTTHDDLVALIEREAAELGVKVVVRQSDSEGQLLDWIHQAADADEPVILNAGGLTHTSVALRDACAELSAPLIEVHISNVFAREEFRHHSYLSPVASGIIVGCGVQGYLLALRYLADRKD
- a CDS encoding B-4DMT family transporter; translation: MTNWMLRGLVFGAAMVVVRLFQGTLISVWQTQAALISIVLLVLFVVGVVAWGFIDGREDAASNPDPDRREDLAMTWLLAGLVAGLLSGAVTWLIAVFYKALYVGGLINELTTFAAFTALVVFLGAISGVAVGRWRVDKKGDYKPQSGTRDGEEDRADTDVFAAVRSGQAHGDGAVEEWPEEQTSAVATAERDHDAPTAYSEEAAETTESHAAPSEAKTAEVPASQHSEPATEHIEKPKTD
- a CDS encoding M24 family metallopeptidase; its protein translation is MTHSQRRAALGAELRAAELDAMLVTDLTNVRYLSGFTGSNAALLVFADSEDAVLATDGRYRTQAAQQAPDVEVAIQRACGRYLAGRAAAGEARRVGFESHVVTVDGYDGLVDAAGNAELVRASQLVEALREVKDAGEVALLRLACEAADAALTALVERGGLRPGRTEREVARELEALMLDHGADGVSFETIVASGAHSAIPHHRPTDAVLASGDFVKIDFGALVGGYHSDMTRTFVLDAAADWQLDIYELVSTAQRAGREALAAGAGLADVDAAARNVIVDAGHGGHFGHGLGHGVGLQIHEAPGINATAAGTLRAGSVVTVEPGVYLPDRGGVRIEDTLVVADTGQALGHAPELLTRFPKELAILG
- a CDS encoding GTP pyrophosphokinase — its product is MDRTPDEWIGEYGIRRPLYVEYVRRVETLLKDLLKAGGIDVIQVESRAKTVESFADKIQRKDRSDRNPFESVTDLAGVRIITYYTDDVKRVGKLIGNEFEIDVENSVSKSEELAKDQFGYRSDHYVAKLSATRSKLIEWQAYTGIPIEFQVRTALQHAWAAVDHKIKYKSANEAPTTLQRRLFQLSALFELADEQFAVLRDQWAATFTAYSADVTSGQLHHVPIDTSSLAAYWNLSRTAAKVRTELAAENLTDDSEVIEEARLARDRRDSVRALREVGITTLAQLDEYLQSERFGLCKAALVKYFEQPDAPLEIGEESLSPNSSLDDYLTMILTIDHPETVGDIEPRIYIDQDFIDGLKAAGANLR